DNA from Ictalurus punctatus breed USDA103 chromosome 7, Coco_2.0, whole genome shotgun sequence:
TTAAATCTTATGTTTGCCAGTAATTTATACATAACTGAATATATGTAGCTAAATTAAAACATATGATTatgaaatataattattaattgtGATCAGCTCAAATAATCATGCTAAAATTGTTGTAATTAGACTTTAATTTAATGATTGTTACAGACTTTTAAAGataaacatatataatgtaatttaaGGTGTGGGGTTTAGGTGATTGAGGGTTCAGGGGTTCTATTATAACTCTGCAATTTAAATAATGATGATGGACTTGAAATATCGAGGACATTGAACTTTTTTATTGTGCTCAGAGTGAAAAACTAGGGAGAGGATCAACTCCCCATGCTCTTCTTCTCCACAATACAACTCTCCCCATATTAATTACCCAATATCCTGTCTATGAGGAGACAACACCAAAATAAAAGTCCATAATgaaatatgcaaaaataaaatacaatgaatataaaacaaaatcagtTCCACAGTAATATAGAACTAtgtcttatttttttaattaaataaaaaaaagttaattataaAGTAAGGtcaaaaagtctgagagcacatTAAAAATCTGGGAATCTGGAAATGAACATAAAGGTtttgaattttaattttttttgcaaatgctCCACGACATTTAAAATAACTACAGAAAAGAAGAATCAACATAAATGGTGCCAACTTCCTACTAACCACTCTTAACCATGCACTATTTACAAAGGTAACTATTAGtgtgttaatttttattttatatatatatataagggtaTCACGTGAATCGTAATGgggcagagcataaacaaagtcaaaacagaCATAGGGTCACACACAAGCAAAACACTCATCCAGAGGCAAAAAGCACTTCTCTCTGTACACACAATGGCAATGATCTGCcctgggatggagactgacgaggcttaagtacacttccgGAAGCGTGCAGGCAACCAATCCTGTCGCACAAGGCTGGAGCCGACGTGGACAAGATGTGATCTTCCAGTAGCAAGCCGGAACGTGGTGCATGCAGTAGGCGGGGCCTAGAGAAaggggaggagacaaaagaaaaccCAGCCCACCCCTGACATAGACACACAAATCGCACATAGAGCGAACAGAAATACATTGGATAACATAACATATGTCTTATATAAGAGATACACTACACTTGTAAATACACTTGACTGTAAAATTCATAAAGGTATTCTACAAAAACGTTTTAACACAAACATTAAATGAAACCCCAACAAGTGCCTTTAATCTTCAGTTTAAATTAAAAAGCCTTTTTTCATATCAGTACAGGAAAACGTGTAGAAATTCTGGTCTGTGATTTTCACACCTTCACTACAGATGCAGTTTACTGTATAGAGACAAGGTTGAAACTAATTACAGTATTTCTACACTATTTATAAACAATGTGTAACTTTTGTTCTATCAAATCTAGTTTCTTGTGACTCCAGCAGTCTCCTGTCTGAAGATCAGCTGCAGTGTTCGATATGTCTGGATGTGTTCACTGAACCAGTCACCACTCTATGTGGACACAACTTCTGCAAGAGCTGCCTTACACAGTGGTGGGAGAAGAGTCAACACTGTTACTGTCCATTATGTAAAGAGAAATTCACCAAGAAACCTGAACTGAAGATAAATACAACACTGAGAGAGATTGCAGATAACTTCAAGAAGAAAAGTGGTCCTGACAAACCTGAGCTTCTTTGTGATGCCTGCACTGGAGAGAAGCTGAAGGAACTGAAATCCTGTCTGGATTGTGTTCTGAGTTTGTGTGAAACTCATCTAGAACCTCATAATCATGTTCCAAGACTTAAGAAACGCAAACTAATAAACCCcgtggagaacctggaggactaCATATGCCAGAATGTTCCATATGTAGTTCCTATAGAGgaggagagcagagagaggaaggTGAGAAACAATGATTGACATCAGCTTTGTATATTCTTATAGATAAAGTGAACTAATTTATCCAGTAGTAGATCAGATTGGAAagtttttaattcaatttccgGGACTTTTTAACCTTCACTGTTCAGCTATATGTTCTGATTCGGCTTCACTTCTAaaatgcaaaattatttacgTTAATAAATCATTATGAGGAAATTATTCACTATACTAAGACTTGTATCTTACACCACATATGAGGAGAAATTAAGacaaaacactttttttaacaaaactattTGTCTTCTGCTCTGTCCTCAGACACAGCTGGAGAAAACACTCAGAGATGTGCAGCAGATGATTCAGGACCGACTGAAGAAGATCCAAGAGATGAAACACTCAGTAGAGCTCAGCAAAGTGTGTAGGATATATTTTGCAAAACTCCCTAAAACACTCAATGACAAGTTTAAGGAAACAGGTGAGAAACTttcatatttaacaatttttagACATAAGTCTAAaacgtgttttatttaaatgatcttAAATCTAATGAAAGTGATGTTTTGTTGTAATTAGTTTCCACAGAACTGAAGAGGATTCAGCAGTATGCAGGTACAGTGAGGTTTCTGATTTCCTCtcatattaaaatgtacatatcaGCATTACACCACTGCATCATCAGACTGATTTTCATCTGTAGATCTCTCCAGCTAAAAGGAAGTCTTAAAGTGTCTCTCATGATCCTCCTCACTATAGCTCCCTATTACTGCCATGCACTAAAGCCCTTAAACCCTTTTCTACTTTAGAAAGACTGATCTTCTTCTTACATTTCACTAAGAAAGTCATGCAGGAAACATGTATGTTTGGACAGAGATTaactttattgttttgtttttttaactgctTGATAAAACTTTAAATTCTTTGACTATCAAAGGTAAATGTTTTCGTGCAAGGCAAACAAGAGTTTTATTCTCATGcaattagaaatatattttttaaatttcagtgTCTCTATAATTGACTTCACGTGTtctcttatgtgtgtgtgcatgtgtgtgtgagtgtgtgtgtgtgtgtgtgtgtgtgtgcgtgtgcatgtgtgtgtgtgtgtgtgtgtgtgtgtgtgtgtgtgtgtttctgtcatgtTCTGCGACTCTATGTTTTTCCTGAagaacaaaaattaaaaacaaataaatgactaaagTAAAGTTTcagaaggaaaacattttatatttctcatCTTTGACAGGCTCCTACCATCAACTGTACAAGTCTTCTCTTTTTACAagagatcatttaaaaatattaaattatttaatctTTTACAAATCCTCTTATAAATCCTAATGAATTTGATCCACTGATgatgatttaatatttttacctGCAAACTCacatctcactctgtgtgtttctctcagtggATGTGACTCTGGATCCTGATACAGCTCATCCATatctcatcctgtctgctgaTGGAAAACAAGTGACACTTGGAGACACAGAACAGGATCTCCCTGATACACCACAGAGGTTCGAtgaatgtgtctgtgttctgggAAAGCAGAGTTTCTCCTCAGGGAGATTTTATTATGAGGTGCAGGTCAGAGGGAAAACTGACTGGACATTAGGAGTCGCGAGAGagaacattaacaggaacgggaAGATTACACTGAGACCTCAGAATGGATTCTGGACTGTGATACTGAGGAATGAGAATCGGTATACAGCTTGTGTTGGTCCCCCTGTCCCcctcacactgagagagaaggTGGAGACGGTGGgaatgtttgtggattatgagGAGGGTCTGGTCTCCTTTTATGATGTGAAGTCCAGCTCTCATATCTACTCTTTCACTGGTCAGTCTTTCACTGACAAACTCTATCCTTACTTCAGTCCTTGTTTAAATGAAGGAGGTAaaaattcagcaccactgatCATCTCTCCTGTATTTAACACTGAATGAATTTTCACCTCAcagatttaatcatttattaaatggtgagaataaaaataaatatttgacttTTTCTGGCAAATTTCAGAAATGCATGTTCcctttcacagttttttttttttttttttacacatgattgtGGAACTTTGTCATTACAAATCAAATATGAATAAAGATCATTTACAGTGCGAAATCATGATGTTTTCAGCAAGTTTCATTCGTACTTCATTCTTTCACACTAGGCCACAGAGAGAACTGGGTTACCTGGTGCTTGTAGAAAGGAGGTTTTCCTccatatattacagtatattacagcTGAAATTGCTTTGAACTTCAACAGTGATGATGgtaatctgtctctctttctcctctgaaCTCTACAACTTTTGGCTTTACTGCATGCTTTCACAATGAGAGCACATGGGGAAGAGATTTATCAGCGCTCCTATCaaccttagtggttagcacgttcgcctcacacctctagggtcgggggttcgattcccactgtggccctgtgtttgtggagtttgcatgttctccctgtgttgcGGGGGTtacctctgggtactctggtttcctcccccagtccaaagacatgcatggtaggttgattggcatgtccaaagtgtccatagtgtatgaataggtatgtgaatgtgtatatgagtgtgccctgcaatggattagcaccctgtccacgTGCCCGATTCTCCCTGGGGTAGGCtgcaggtttccccgtgaccctgaaaaggataaagtatagaagatggatggacggattaCTGTGATCTCAACATGTCTCAGTTTTATGAGTTCTCCTAGTAACTGTGACTCATAGTGCATGTTGTCCCAGTAAGAATGCAACAGGGGAACAGATTTAACTGGCCTTTCTTTGATTTAAAATTTTAGTTTAGTGATAAAAGTCTTATGCTTTTGCAGAATATCTGTTTTACTATTTCACTGGTAAATTTAGTGAATTTGAATTCTTATTTCATGCTTTTATTCTACAGTACTGTTTCGTTATGGATCACTTCATATGTGGAAATGCATTTACTCGGCACTCTTGTAAAATAATTTCTTTTCACTGTACTAAAAGAGTGGCGCATTTGCCTCGTACTGCCAGGATTGGGGGTTGAATTCAATACTGAATATACCAAAGCATGTCTTATATCCTACCTAAAGCTTTCTGGTCtcagttttctgtttgttgctAATGTTTGATTTTCTGTTTGATTTTCACAGACCAGTAAATAAATGCTTCTAAGTTTAACTGGGCCAATTTACTGGAATTCTTCCTGAATATTTGCCAACTGCAAGATATTTGTGCAtctcgttttatttatttgtggatcTCACTGTATATTTGTGAATCACAAATATAAAACACAGACCGGAAATGTAGTCAATCAGCTGAATTCCAAAAATAATAGAGGACTACAGTATTGAACCCGCTACTTGAAACGCGACCGGACGCGTGACCTTTTAACCGGAAACAGTTGCCTCGGCAATTTGGCGTGGCGCGGCGCGAAAAATAGGAGCCAAAAACCTGTAGAGGATTCCTGTTGTTTACATTCGTCTTGTTATGATTTAAATCAATACATTGTAATTGAATAGTTGTTTGTGATCGGTGGTCATTCGAGTTGGATATGATAATTTGACTTTAGGAAAACTAAAACGttcgattttattttaatacatcaGTAAATATTTGGAAAGCGTTAGATATTTGACAGCCGCGAAATGAGGTCAGGAACAACACgcagtaaaaacaacaacaacaacaacaacaaaggtaTGTGGTCTTGTAAATGGGCTGGAATAGACGAAGAATATAACCGCTTAttactattcaattcaattttattatattttatttgtatagcgctttttacagtggacattgtctcaaagcagctttacagaaaccaACACAGGAACCTTTGTTAATAATGACATTTCTATATCTCATGAGATAAGGTTATGTCAGTTAAGAACAGATAAATATCACATTCGGTATGCAAGCTTTAGTAAGCTctcaaatttaaaaataatcaaataaaataaatgttataataaGTGTATTTTTGATAGAAGTCATTTAAGATTGTTTACACTGCCCTTTAACAGATTCTTCTAGGTTCATGTTTAATACTGGTTTGCTCGTCTTTATTATCTTGGCTGTAGTTGAAATCAGATGGTTTGTGTAACAGTCATGTTAATGTGTGTATTAGGACTAGTTGGTGATCTCACCTTAGATCATTAACACCAGAAGTCAAAATTCTAGTCCACTTCCTGACCGAATTACCAAAGCCAAAATGACGTAATTAGTCTTGACACTTTCCCGTCTTGTCCATTGATCTATTTATATAACCTTATgtttcaaataaattaaaaggaGCAGAAATTTATGGAGACCTGGCTCATGAGGGTAACATCATCAGATCAGAGTTCTCATATCAGTTCTCTGTAATTTCCTCTTCCGAATAGACGAAGCTTTACCTATCGATTCCCTTCGGCTTTTGGCTCCTCCTCTGAGATTGGTCTCGGCGGCCATGTGGAAAGTGATGCAGCAGAGGGACGTGATGCACTATGGAAAGCTGGAAGAGTTTGTGACATCTGTCTCGGAGACTGTACCTGGGTTGCTGAGTTATAGACACCAGGCCAAGCTGAGCGTGGGTCTGCGGGCACGGGTGAGATTTAAGATAAGAGTCGTTGAGTTGGATCGCATGTAAGGAATATGACAGCTCAGCGTGCTGAGACACCAAACTACACTTGTGTCTGTTAGTCACGTCAGTGTATTTCTGTTAGACATTGGGTGTTTTTCCTAGTCATGCTTGGTTCAGCTCCATAATTCAGAGCTGTATTGTAAGTGATAAGAGGTCGTATTTGTTTTGTAggtgttccacaacattaactgtaactataaacaaataaatatacaactTGTCaagtaattgttggcaaattccTTTAGATTAAGAAGAATATTGTCTTATCACCACacactgttgtgttttattcctcagttATGCCTTAGCAGTCACAGGACAACATGATAAGAATGTTGATGTAATGTATGCTCTATTCATTACATAAACATTCTTATTACTTCATATAAGCtacatttgtgttgtttttagcCATCAGTTAACTGTGTGAGGGAAGCAACTTTCAAAACATATATTAACTCAGCAGCTGTCATTTTTAATGCAATATAACCACGACATGTTTGCAAAAGCTGTGCATGCATGCTACATTAAAAATCTGcctaaataatttaaatgaataaataatgactAAACAATGAACACAAACCACTCTACTGTACTATTCACAACTTGGTTCACATTTAATTCAGTCGAGAATGGTGAAAAAAGAGCAAATAATTCAGGCCCATAATCACAGTATCCATTAATCAGTGATATTTAATGCTGTTgtggaaattatttatttttgaacagtATCTAGAAATTGCTTGAAAATCAGCTGATATCACTACCTATTCAATAATGTTTtactaatatttaaaacaaaacaaaacatttaatatatatatataaataaaaagtccatccatccatcatctataccgcttatccttttcagggtcgcggtggaacctggagcctatcccagggagcatggggcacaaggcggggtacaccctggacagggttaaataaaaagtacagGAACAAAATACATAGCTAAAACATGACCTGGACAAAACTGCagatttcacacaaaaaatcaTTTACTCTGCAAATATAGTAAAGTATGACTAAAATAAAAGTCAGTCCTAGCAAAAACAATTCTGAATCCAATTCCATTTATAAgccatctttttctttttgttgtggTTCTCGGCCTGATACTGTCGGATCAGTTCGATTTCTAATATTTACAGGGATCGAAGTAGAGGATCTAATCTTAGGGATTACTTCTCTAGTTGAGCTTTTGTATTTAATAGGGTTGCATTAATAagtttgttgtttgtgttctttGTGTAGCTGATCCTGGAGCAGCTCCGTGTGGCCCAGTCTCCTGACCCTGAGCTCATTCTTTCCCAGCTAGACAGACTGCGTGCTCCCGCCCTGCCTAGCAGTACAGTGAGTGGCCATTAACccctctcgcgctctctctctctctctctctctctctctctcgtgcgtgctctctgtgtgtgtctctctctctggcttcttgcttattttttaaaaaaattttacacTCACTCCATTACACCATGGTTCTCAAATATTTTGCAGCCAGAAactgtttaaattaaaattcCAGCACCCCACCCCATTTTCATTTCAAAGATTAGGCTCATtattttgagaaccactgtatTCCTCAACAATGCCACTTTATAATAACACCATGATGCTACTAAGAAGGTGGTCGTGACCATGTGAGCAAggttgttttcctttttttaaattacttgcATAAAAAGCTTCTGCATGATTTGAAAGattttgaaaagattttcaAAGAAGAAACCAGTGCAGCTCGAATGAATGGATGATGCAAATGCATTGATGATGACTCTCCCTTCTGTATCTGCTATTTGTAGAGAACGAGACTTGATCAGAAAGTGGAGATGGCTGTGAAGAACTTCCACACACTTGTGCAGACTCTGCTGAGGAACCCAGCAGAGAGCGAGCAGTTCTTCAAGGTGAGACTCTGGATAAAAGGTTGAATATTGATGGAGTCAAATCAGCGTTTACTGATTTACTCTCTCTTGTCATTCTTGTCTTTCTTTGTAGCAtttttttctcactctcatACAAGCACGTACTTACACAGGTCTgacttaatttatttttttgaaaacaTTGGTACCTCAGAAAGAGTTTGACTCTCAGTATGGGCCTCTATATGACTTGGCTCTGGAGAAGCTGCTGTGGGAGTTTCTGACCCGACTGGACCAGCTGCTTCCAGTCCCAGATCTGGCTCAGGTTAGTCTTTGTGCAACAAATCGGATGTCGCATATTGAAATATGAGCTATTTTATTGTTCCTTAAAATCATTGTTCCAGTTACATtgccctccaaaactattggaacagcatgGCTGCtgtagacatttgggtttgaaatcaaaagatgaagatgataaGACAGTTTCAAATTTTAGCTTTTATCTCCTGGTATTTATCTGTAGATGTGTTTAAATGACAGAACATAGCACactttgtatcagaccacccattCTTACCCAGGTGTGACCTGCtagattgtttaaacaataaatagctctgaatatctactctcagttttagccttcagtttcacctgaaagactgcatttgttgttaaaaatgataagccaacatgaaaattggagagctgtctatgggagaaaagcaagccattttgaaactgaGAAGTGGGGGGAAATCAATCTGAGGCAAtgcacaaacattgggtatggtcaatacagcaatttggaatgtcctgaaaaagaaagaaaccattgctgtactgagcaacagacatcgaatgggtcggccaaggaaaacaacaacagcagctgatggcAGAAGCATTGTGAGAGTTATgaagaaaaactcaaaaacaacagtcagtgacatcaccaagaacctCCACAGTGCatgggtgaaggtatcacaatccaccatttgaagaaaactttgagagcagaaatatagaggacataccacaagatgcaaaccactcatcagcagtaataATTGACAAGTCAGATTGGAATTCTGAGATGAGCCTCAAAAGTTCTGGAaacaagattaacctctaccaaagtgatggaaaggccaaattgtggagaaagaaagggcGGCTGCTCAGTTGGTaaagcaggttgtccactaatcgtagggttggcggttcgattcccggcctgcatgactccacaagccgaagtgtccttgagcaagacactgaacaccaagttgctcccgatggcaagttagcgccttgcatggcagctctgctaccattggtgtgggagtgtgtgtgaatgggtgaatgagacacagtgtaaagcgctttggataaatgtgctatataagtgcaccatttaccatctcatgatccaaaacatacaagctcatctgtgaaacatggtggaggtagtgtcatagcttgggtttgcatggctgcttctggaacaggctcactaatcgttattgatgatgtaactcagcagcgaaatgaattcagaagtgtaCAGAAACAATTGTAAGACAGATTTATAGAGAAATGTATCAAAaatcgggaggaacttcatcatgcatcTTCATCAAGACAATggtccaaaacacactgccaactcaacaaaggacttcaccagtgaatcaccagaccttaacccaaatGAGCAGCTTTTCACTGattgaagggagaaacccctcaaaacaagtaacaactgaaagaggctgtggtaaaagtctggaaaagcTGCACAAAACAAGAAGCCAATTTTGGGATGTCAGTGGGTTGctagcttgatgcagttattacaagcaagggatatgcaaccagaTATTAAGcgttatttaatataatttacttcaagactgatctattcctatacttttgctcacctaaaaattaggtggtctgatacaaaaggttctatgttttatgttgtctAACACATCTCAATGTAAATAAAGCTGAAATCCTGAATTTTCGTCTTGTATCCATCTTTTtgttctcaaacccaaatgtctgtggtgtatagcacaaacaaatgaattggcctcgGTGTTCCAATAGATTAGGAGGGGGCTGTATCTTCCATTGTGAAGAAAGACTTTGAATTAGATTAAATAagttgtaaatataaataagtatatataaagtatatagttttatgtatttatagtaGTGATTTGATCCCTCAGCCCTTCGCTGTAACAAAAAGTTAAGCTGGTATGGTATTTGATCAGCACTTGGTATTACCTAGTATCACAGCTTGAGTATCTTACAATTAAACCTACTgttgacctcttgcatgtttcaGACTGTCTCATGGCTCACTGCAGCTCCGACTGTTCTGGAGGAGTGTGCACGCTTTGCGTCACAACCACAACTCCTCAGGACTCTACTCCAGCACGAGAAATGCCTCGGACATCTGGGCTCTGCAGGTAAGAATGGTGACAACATATCAAATAGTCATGACAGTATCTAAAAGTCTGATTAATATTTGTAACCTTGATGTTTTGCACTTCcaccttcttcttttttttctctcatactATCGCTcctctatctttctctttttctctttccagCATCTGTTCCATCCTCCATTGGGGACTCCGTCCTCTCTTcactttccctccctctctcaggCAAAGTGCGAGACAGCAACCAATCAGGATCCACTCCCTCACTGAACATGATCCAAAGTCCCACCTCGTCGACACAAAAATCCAATAAGAGGCAAACGAGAAGAACCGCGTCACCCATCAAACCGGTTATTGGCTCAATATCAACGGCAGACATCCCACGTGAAGCTTCGACTGATCCGAATGTAGAATCCATTTCAGAAAAGGACAGCGAAGAAGTAGTTACAAAGGTTCCTGATTACACAAGGTTCAAAACAAGATCTTGTCAGAAGAGTGAGATTTTAGAGAAAGTTCCAAACCAGGAACACTGTTTAGGGAAAGTGCTGATTACAGTGATCAATCAAACACCTACACCTACAAGCAGTGAAGTTGATGAAGAGGATGAATCTCAAATCAGACCAGTGACAAGAAGTAACGGGAAGAGTGGTGTAAATGATAAACGAAGATTGAGAAGCGGTGACAAAACTCCGGATTTGGGAAGGAAGAGGAAACGAGAAGGTAGCAGTAAGACATCTCAGAGAAATTCCCAGGACACAAAGCCACAGGAAGAGCAGGGCCTGCATGCTGACCTTGCTTCCTGTATGAAACCGCTTAGAGTCATCATCCCAAGACTGGAAATGAGAGATTCATCTCAAACAGTGTTGCTGAAGTCCACGACCAATGAGGAGCATACTACAGTGTCTCCAAGACGACCTGCCATAGAGGGCGTGTCTGCTGGAAGAAATGTCGATGCCATGAACCGAAAGAGGAAACTCTGTGTCTTCGCAACCCCTGAGAAGAACCTGACCGGCAGTATTGATAAGCAGTGAGGGAGGCTCCTTAAATATTAATGCAATGAAATA
Protein-coding regions in this window:
- the LOC108267941 gene encoding E3 ubiquitin-protein ligase TRIM39, with translation MSESSSPTKGRRKRSMDKLESFSCDSSSLLSEDQLQCSICLDVFTEPVTTLCGHNFCKSCLTQWWEKSQHCYCPLCKEKFTKKPELKINTTLREIADNFKKKSGPDKPELLCDACTGEKLKELKSCLDCVLSLCETHLEPHNHVPRLKKRKLINPVENLEDYICQNVPYVVPIEEESRERKTQLEKTLRDVQQMIQDRLKKIQEMKHSVELSKVCRIYFAKLPKTLNDKFKETVSTELKRIQQYAVDVTLDPDTAHPYLILSADGKQVTLGDTEQDLPDTPQRFDECVCVLGKQSFSSGRFYYEVQVRGKTDWTLGVARENINRNGKITLRPQNGFWTVILRNENRYTACVGPPVPLTLREKVETVGMFVDYEEGLVSFYDVKSSSHIYSFTGQSFTDKLYPYFSPCLNEGGKNSAPLIISPVFNTE
- the tinf2 gene encoding TERF1-interacting nuclear factor 2 isoform X2, with the translated sequence MRSGTTRSKNNNNNNNKALPIDSLRLLAPPLRLVSAAMWKVMQQRDVMHYGKLEEFVTSVSETVPGLLSYRHQAKLSVGLRARLILEQLRVAQSPDPELILSQLDRLRAPALPSSTRTRLDQKVEMAVKNFHTLVQTLLRNPAESEQFFKKEFDSQYGPLYDLALEKLLWEFLTRLDQLLPVPDLAQTVSWLTAAPTVLEECARFASQPQLLRTLLQHEKCLGHLGSAASVPSSIGDSVLSSLSLPLSGKVRDSNQSGSTPSLNMIQSPTSSTQKSNKRQTRRTASPIKPVIGSISTADIPREASTDPNVESISEKDSEEVVTKVPDYTRFKTRSCQKSEILEKVPNQEHCLGKVLITVINQTPTPTSSEVDEEDESQIRPVTRSNGKSGVNDKRRLRSGDKTPDLGRKRKREGSSKTSQRNSQDTKPQEEQGLHADLASCMKPLRVIIPRLEMRDSSQTVLLKSTTNEEHTTVSPRRPAIEGVSAGRNVDAMNRKRKLCVFATPEKNLTGSIDKQVYAGSPCIPTLMPLRTESSDTVSPVTKSTDDIVVDSEDEATEKVKGRLFTQRYCKTKSDTYIPTLHEFWTPAFFRRDHLSPGNGYR
- the tinf2 gene encoding TERF1-interacting nuclear factor 2 isoform X1, coding for MRSGTTRSKNNNNNNNKDEALPIDSLRLLAPPLRLVSAAMWKVMQQRDVMHYGKLEEFVTSVSETVPGLLSYRHQAKLSVGLRARLILEQLRVAQSPDPELILSQLDRLRAPALPSSTRTRLDQKVEMAVKNFHTLVQTLLRNPAESEQFFKKEFDSQYGPLYDLALEKLLWEFLTRLDQLLPVPDLAQTVSWLTAAPTVLEECARFASQPQLLRTLLQHEKCLGHLGSAASVPSSIGDSVLSSLSLPLSGKVRDSNQSGSTPSLNMIQSPTSSTQKSNKRQTRRTASPIKPVIGSISTADIPREASTDPNVESISEKDSEEVVTKVPDYTRFKTRSCQKSEILEKVPNQEHCLGKVLITVINQTPTPTSSEVDEEDESQIRPVTRSNGKSGVNDKRRLRSGDKTPDLGRKRKREGSSKTSQRNSQDTKPQEEQGLHADLASCMKPLRVIIPRLEMRDSSQTVLLKSTTNEEHTTVSPRRPAIEGVSAGRNVDAMNRKRKLCVFATPEKNLTGSIDKQVYAGSPCIPTLMPLRTESSDTVSPVTKSTDDIVVDSEDEATEKVKGRLFTQRYCKTKSDTYIPTLHEFWTPAFFRRDHLSPGNGYR